Proteins encoded in a region of the Streptomyces akebiae genome:
- a CDS encoding Rv3235 family protein: MNKVMTRTKHHPGTRPPVRHDPRRPGRTPARTAPGGGRLAAPQRPVPTAPTPPPNQPLTGLVPQPRPTDRFADLLLAVLSGGRPVHSMLRHTAGRAYDELAWLAERGPLRRPHGTRPVVRDIGYYVAGQGALEVFARIGAGERILAMAFRLEHGPDHRWRCTAVELGGPRLPHPDDD, translated from the coding sequence ATGAACAAGGTCATGACCAGGACCAAGCACCACCCCGGCACCCGCCCGCCCGTCCGCCACGACCCCCGCCGCCCCGGCCGCACCCCGGCCCGCACGGCCCCGGGAGGCGGCCGCCTCGCCGCACCCCAGCGGCCGGTTCCCACGGCACCCACGCCACCCCCGAACCAGCCCCTCACCGGCCTCGTCCCCCAGCCCCGTCCCACCGACCGCTTCGCCGACCTCCTCCTCGCCGTCCTCAGCGGCGGCCGCCCGGTCCACAGCATGCTGCGCCACACCGCGGGAAGGGCCTACGACGAACTGGCCTGGCTCGCCGAACGCGGCCCCCTGCGCAGGCCTCACGGCACGCGCCCGGTGGTCCGGGACATCGGCTACTACGTGGCGGGCCAGGGCGCCCTGGAGGTCTTCGCCCGTATCGGCGCGGGCGAGCGCATCCTCGCCATGGCCTTCCGCCTGGAACACGGCCCCGACCACCGCTGGCGCTGCACAGCGGTGGAACTCGGCGGCCCGAGGCTCCCCCACCCGGACGACGACTGA
- a CDS encoding DUF6912 family protein, protein MRVYVPLTLPGLAEAYKTGELGEGAFVAYAVTPALREWYLSDDIEELEYAALNRAALASLRLVAVDPGAARRRVVVAVDVADRDAVADPDRGLDPVALGEVRVAGPVPLSKAAAVHVDSVEAEGEIGEAADALGAADQGDDDAQFIVDGADDHELLWYATQEIPNLVGLGG, encoded by the coding sequence ATGCGCGTCTACGTCCCCCTGACCCTTCCCGGGCTCGCCGAGGCGTACAAGACGGGTGAGCTGGGGGAAGGGGCGTTCGTCGCGTACGCCGTCACGCCCGCACTGCGGGAGTGGTATCTGTCCGACGACATCGAGGAGCTGGAGTACGCGGCGTTGAATCGGGCGGCGCTCGCGTCGTTGCGGCTGGTGGCCGTGGATCCGGGGGCGGCTCGCCGGCGGGTCGTGGTGGCCGTGGATGTGGCCGACCGGGATGCGGTGGCCGACCCTGACCGGGGGCTCGATCCGGTGGCGCTCGGGGAGGTGCGGGTGGCCGGGCCCGTGCCGCTGAGCAAGGCCGCGGCCGTGCATGTCGACTCGGTGGAGGCCGAGGGGGAGATCGGGGAGGCCGCGGACGCGTTGGGGGCGGCGGATCAGGGGGACGACGACGCGCAGTTCATCGTGGACGGAGCCGATGATCATGAGCTGCTCTGGTACGCGACTCAGGAGATTCCGAACCTGGTGGGGTTGGGGGGCTGA
- a CDS encoding HAD family hydrolase — MGMNGIGAHIVWDWNGTLFHDNEAIIGATNAAFAELGIEPITLERYRELYCVPVPKFYERLIGRLPTDEEWEAMDVVFHRYYAEHRVGCGLTEGVPGLLTDWLSAGRSQSILSMYVHEELVPLVRGFGIEPHFVRVDGRTGPSGGSKTEHMVRHLRRLVGVEPRRTVVIGDAADDAVAARHVGAQAVLYTGGSHSRASLEGVGVPVVDTLEEAVAEAERLAA; from the coding sequence ATGGGGATGAACGGAATCGGGGCACATATCGTCTGGGACTGGAACGGGACCCTGTTCCATGACAACGAGGCGATCATCGGGGCGACGAACGCGGCTTTCGCGGAGTTGGGGATCGAGCCGATCACACTGGAGCGGTACCGGGAGCTGTACTGCGTACCGGTGCCGAAGTTCTACGAGCGCTTGATCGGGCGGCTGCCCACGGACGAGGAGTGGGAGGCCATGGATGTGGTCTTCCACCGGTACTACGCGGAGCACCGGGTCGGCTGCGGGCTGACCGAGGGTGTGCCGGGGCTGCTGACCGACTGGCTTTCGGCGGGGCGCAGTCAGTCGATCCTCAGCATGTATGTGCACGAGGAACTGGTGCCGCTGGTGCGGGGGTTCGGGATCGAGCCGCATTTCGTACGGGTCGACGGGCGCACCGGTCCCTCCGGCGGCAGCAAGACCGAGCACATGGTGCGGCATCTGCGCCGGCTCGTGGGAGTGGAACCGAGACGGACCGTGGTGATCGGGGACGCCGCCGACGACGCGGTCGCCGCCCGGCACGTCGGCGCGCAGGCCGTGCTCTACACCGGGGGTTCCCACAGCCGCGCCAGCCTGGAGGGGGTCGGCGTACCCGTCGTGGACACCCTGGAGGAGGCCGTCGCCGAGGCCGAGCGGCTCGCCGCGTAG
- a CDS encoding DJ-1/PfpI family protein, translating to MTAKILIVTGDAAESLEVLYPYQRLREEGYEVDIAAPSRKTLRFVVHDFEPGYDTYTEKPGYTWPADLAFSEVDPGQYVAVVVPGGRAPEYLRNDPELRKILKSFFDTDKPVAQICHGPLLTAAVDALSGRRVTAYPALELDMQAAGATFQDAETVVDGTLVSARAWPDHSAWMREFLAVLRAKAPVT from the coding sequence ATGACGGCCAAGATCCTGATCGTGACCGGCGACGCGGCGGAGTCGCTGGAGGTCCTCTACCCCTACCAACGCCTTCGCGAGGAGGGGTACGAGGTCGACATCGCCGCCCCCAGCCGCAAGACGCTCCGCTTCGTGGTCCACGACTTCGAACCGGGCTACGACACCTACACCGAGAAGCCCGGCTACACCTGGCCCGCCGACCTGGCCTTCTCCGAGGTCGACCCCGGTCAGTACGTCGCCGTCGTCGTCCCCGGCGGCCGGGCCCCGGAGTACCTCCGCAACGACCCCGAGCTGCGCAAGATCCTCAAGTCGTTCTTCGACACCGACAAGCCGGTCGCCCAGATCTGCCACGGCCCGCTGCTCACCGCCGCCGTGGACGCGCTGTCGGGGCGCCGCGTCACCGCGTACCCCGCCCTCGAACTCGACATGCAGGCAGCCGGCGCCACCTTCCAGGACGCCGAGACCGTCGTCGACGGCACCCTCGTCTCCGCCCGCGCCTGGCCGGACCACTCCGCCTGGATGCGGGAGTTCCTCGCGGTGCTGCGGGCGAAGGCGCCGGTGACGTAG